The Streptococcus parasanguinis genomic sequence CACTAAATCAAGCGCTAGAACACTCTCAACTTTCAGATAAAGATAGAAGCTTTGTTACGGAAGTTGTATACGGTACTGTAGCACGGAAGATAACACTCGAGTGGTATCTCGCCCACGTAATTGAAGACCGGACGAAATTGGATCCTTGGCTCTATTATCTTTTGATGATGAGTTTGTATCAACTTGTTTATTTAGACCGCATTCCCGATCATGCCATCGTCAATGAAGCTGTTCGGATAGCAAAACGTCGAAAAGAAGGCAGTGAGAAGTTTGTCAATGCTATTCTTAGAAAGCTCCTCCGCGAGGGGCTACCAGCTATTGATACGATCAAGCGAAAGAACAAACGTTATTCGGTAGAGTATTCCCTACCTGTATGGTTGGTCAAAGCATTGATCGAAGAATACGGTGAGGAACGTGCTTGCGCTATTTTTAAGAGTCTCTATCAGCGTAATAAATCCAGTATTCGTGTGATTGATCTAGACGAAAAAGAAGAGTTGGCTCAGCTACTCGAAGCAACCTCCTCTCTACTTGCTCCGTCCGCTCTCGTGAAAGAACAGGGACATTTTGCAGCGCATTCCTTGTTCAAAGAAGGGCGCATTACTATTCAAGACGAGTCCAGTCAATTGGTGGCACCGGCTTTGGATTTGCAAGGAGATGAGTGGGTTTTAGATGCCTGTGCGGCGCCAGGTGGAAAGACGACTCACCTGGCTTCTTATCTCACAACTGGGAAAGTCACAGCCTTGGATCTCTATGACCATAAGCTCAAATTGATTCAAGAAAATGCTAATCGGCTCCATGTTGCGGACAAAATTTTGACAAAGAAGTTAGATGCGACAAAAGTCTTTGAAACATTTGGACCTGATGCTTTCGATAAAATTTTGGTGGATGCGCCTTGTTCAGGGATTGGTTTGATACGGAGAAAGCCTGATATCAAGTACAATAAAGAGAGTGCAGATTTTGTATCTTTACAAGCTATTCAATTGGCCATTCTGGATAGTGTTTGTCAAAGTGTGCGTAAAGGTGGTATAATAGTGTACAGTACGTGTACAATTATGGGTAAAGAGAATTTTGAAGTGGTGGACCAATTTTTGAAAAACCATCCAAATTTCGAACAAGTCCCATTGGATCACGAAAGAAAAGATATTCTTAAAAATGATTGTATCCTTATTACACCCGAATTATATGGAAGCGACGGCTTCTTTATCAGTCGTTTTAAGAGAATCTCATAATATCAGGAGGAAACTGACAGTATGGATATGACGATCTTAACCGATGTAGGTCAAAGACGGACAAATAACCAAGACTATGCAAATCAATATAAAAACAAGGCAGGAAAATCTATGGTTTTACTTGCTGATGGTATGGGAGGACACCGTGCCGGAAATATTGCTAGTGAAATGGCAGTCACAGACCTAGGTGCGGCTTGGGTTTCTTCTGAGATCGAGACGGTTAATCAAGTACGGGAATGGTTTGCAGAACATTTAGAAGCTGTGAACCGTCGGATCCATTTAGCTGGGCAAGATGATGAGCACAAAGGAATGGGAACGACACTGGAAGCTTTGGCTTTTGTAGAAGGACAAGTGATTTATGCCCACGTTGGGGATTCGCGGATTGGCCTCATTCGTCAGGGCGAATACCAGCAGTTGACCAGTGACCATTCTCTTGTAAATGCACTGTTGCGAGCTGGTCAAATTACAGAGGAAGAAGCAGCCCATCATCCTCAACGTAATATCATCACTCAGTCCATTGGTCAAAAAGATGAGTTAGAGCCGGATTATGGTTTGGGGACGGTTGAAGCAGATGATTATATTTTGATCAATAGTGACGGTTTAACCAATATGATTGGCCCAGATGAAATCAGAGACATTGTCTTGAGTGATGTTTCACTGGAAGAAAAAGCTCAAACCTTGATTCGTTTTGCCAATAATGCTGGAGGCTTGGATAATATCACTGTTGTACTGCTCCACTTTACTGAGGAGGACGCAGCATGATTCAAATCGGCAAAATTTTTGCCGGGCGATATAAAATCATCCAACAAATTGGACGCGGCGGGATGGCAGATGTTTATCTTGCGCGTGATTTGATTTTAGATGGGGAAGAAGTTGCAGTCAAGGTACTGCGTACGAATTACCAGACGGATCCCATTGCAGTTGCGCGTTTTCAGCGTGAAGCAAAGGCGATGGCAGAGCTGGACCATCCAAATATCGTTCGGATTACAGACATTGGCGAAGAAGAAGGACAACAATACCTTGCAATGGAATATGTTGCAGGTTTAGACTTGAAACGCTATATCAAAGAAAATGCTCCTTTATCAAATGAAGAAGCTGTTCGTTTGATGGGGCAGATCCTTCTAGCTATGCGTCTTGCCCATACGCGTGGCATT encodes the following:
- the rsmB gene encoding 16S rRNA (cytosine(967)-C(5))-methyltransferase RsmB, which produces MEIKQMNAREQIVRVLEEVFEQGAYSNIALNQALEHSQLSDKDRSFVTEVVYGTVARKITLEWYLAHVIEDRTKLDPWLYYLLMMSLYQLVYLDRIPDHAIVNEAVRIAKRRKEGSEKFVNAILRKLLREGLPAIDTIKRKNKRYSVEYSLPVWLVKALIEEYGEERACAIFKSLYQRNKSSIRVIDLDEKEELAQLLEATSSLLAPSALVKEQGHFAAHSLFKEGRITIQDESSQLVAPALDLQGDEWVLDACAAPGGKTTHLASYLTTGKVTALDLYDHKLKLIQENANRLHVADKILTKKLDATKVFETFGPDAFDKILVDAPCSGIGLIRRKPDIKYNKESADFVSLQAIQLAILDSVCQSVRKGGIIVYSTCTIMGKENFEVVDQFLKNHPNFEQVPLDHERKDILKNDCILITPELYGSDGFFISRFKRIS
- a CDS encoding Stp1/IreP family PP2C-type Ser/Thr phosphatase, whose translation is MDMTILTDVGQRRTNNQDYANQYKNKAGKSMVLLADGMGGHRAGNIASEMAVTDLGAAWVSSEIETVNQVREWFAEHLEAVNRRIHLAGQDDEHKGMGTTLEALAFVEGQVIYAHVGDSRIGLIRQGEYQQLTSDHSLVNALLRAGQITEEEAAHHPQRNIITQSIGQKDELEPDYGLGTVEADDYILINSDGLTNMIGPDEIRDIVLSDVSLEEKAQTLIRFANNAGGLDNITVVLLHFTEEDAA